The following coding sequences are from one Gigantopelta aegis isolate Gae_Host chromosome 15, Gae_host_genome, whole genome shotgun sequence window:
- the LOC121389822 gene encoding acetylcholine receptor subunit alpha-like: protein MMLLLLLLPLLTLSEGLDEKRTLRLRHKLLGNYSRNVQPSSSDDDGDDRLSITLGFWPMAIVELDESKQVFTSVGSIVMRWLDPDLAWNESEISDIGELILLIDDVWLPEYTILNHGERISSRSLFSRVTVLNNGTVTYEITDVFKTICTVDLTRYPFDQQDCALRFSTLTAKYSFVEQGPFTLEITGYGFFTETKEWVLTELYSFTKTSYGISNVDFHFKVRRYPQFYVTTIIFPFALLSVLNSFVFLFPVESGENMSYLVSIICLTPSTST, encoded by the coding sequence ATGATGcttctgctgctactattaccgCTATTAACTCTGTCTGAAGGTCTAGACGAGAAAAGGACATTGCGACTTCGACACAAGCTTCTGGGCAACTACAGCCGAAACGTACAACCTTCAAGCTCTGATGATGACGGTGATGACAGACTCTCAATCACGCTGGGATTCTGGCCCATGGCCATCGTGGAACTGGACGAGAGTAAGCAAGTCTTCACATCGGTTGGAAGCATCGTCATGAGATGGTTAGATCCGGATCTGGCGTGGAACGAGAGCGAGATCTCGGATATCGGGGAGCTGATTCTTCTTATAGATGACGTGTGGCTGCCTGAATACACGATCCTCAACCACGGGGAACGAATCTCGAGTCGGTCGCTGTTTTCGAGAGTGACAGTATTGAACAACGGTACCGTGACGTACGAAATAACCGATGTGTTCAAAACCATCTGCACCGTTGACCTGACAAGGTATCCCTTCGACCAACAGGACTGTGCGCTGAGGTTTAGTACGCTAACAGCGAAGTACAGTTTCGTCGAACAGGGGCCCTTCACGTTGGAAATCACGGGATACGGCTTTTTCACGGAAACCAAGGAATGGGTTTTGACGGAGCTGTATTCCTTCACGAAGACGTCCTATGGGATCAGCAATGTGGACTTTCATTTCAAAGTCCGCCGCTATCCGCAGTTCTACGTGACCACAATCATATTCCCGTTCGCCCTGCTTTCGGTGCTCAACTCCTTCGTGTTTCTGTTTCCGGTGGAGTCCGGAGAGAACATGTCGTACCTCGTGTCCATAATCTGTCTTACGCCGTCTACCTCAACCTGA